In Xiphophorus hellerii strain 12219 chromosome 4, Xiphophorus_hellerii-4.1, whole genome shotgun sequence, a single genomic region encodes these proteins:
- the slc35c1 gene encoding GDP-fucose transporter 1 isoform X1 — MFPSWTQLKRSSILRMALSGSETMNQDEHEESFILRAFKIAAVVALYWFVSITMVFLNNYLLDNRELDAPLFVTFYQCVVTVGLCWIMQLFAKLCPGVIDFPSVRFDLKTSREVLPLSIVFIGMITFNNLCLKYVGVAFYTIGRSLSTVFNVLLSFVILKQTTSYQALICCGTILGGFWLGVDQEGLAGSLSWSGVFFGVLASAFVSLNAIYTKKVMPAVDGSIWKLSFYNNINACVLFLPLIFVFGEVGKVGSFSGLTNLHFWGMMTLGGVFGFAIGYVTGLQIKFTSPLTHNVSGTAKACAQTVIAVVYNSSSKSLLWWTSNMMVLGGSSAYTWVKSREMQKSTHRGPQDSAKEKLLFAEKENSGV, encoded by the exons ATGTTTCCATCCTG GACGCAGCTGAAGCGCTCCAGCATTTTGAGGATGGCTCTGTCCGGCTCGGAAACGATGAACCAAGATGAACACGAAGAGTCGTTCATTCTTCGAGCTTTCAAGATAGCCGCTGTGGTCGCACTTTACTGGTTCGTTTCAATAACAATGGTTTTCCTCAATAACTACCTGCTGGACAACCGAGAGCTGGATGCGCCACTGTTTGTCACTTTCTACCAGTGTGTGGTGACCGTGGGTCTGTGCTGGATCATGCAGCTTTTCGCCAAGCTGTGTCCCGGAGTCATCGACTTCCCGTCGGTCAGATTCGACTTGAAAACGTCGCGTGAAGTCCTGCCGCTGTCCATTGTCTTCATCGGAATGATCACCTTCAACAACTTGTGCTTAAAATACGTCGGAGTGGCTTTTTACACAATCGGACGATCCCTCAGCACTGTTTTTAACGTGCTGTTATCATTTGTTATCCTGAAGCAAACCACATCTTACCAAGCTCTAATCTGCTGTGGGACCATTCTTG GTGGATTCTGGCTGGGTGTGGACCAGGAAGGCCTGGCTGGGTCCCTGTCTTGGTCCGGTGTGTTTTTTGGGGTGCTGGCAAGCGCCTTTGTGTCTCTCAATGCCATTTACACCAAGAAGGTGATGCCTGCTGTGGATGGAAGCATCTGGAAACTGTCCTTTTACAACAACATCAATGCGTGTGtcctcttccttcctctcaTCTTTGTGTTTGGGGAAGTGGGAAAAGTGGGCAGCTTTAGTGGACTGACCAATCTCCACTTTTGGGGGATGATGACGCTAGGAGGGGTGTTTGGTTTTGCCATCGGCTACGTCACAGGCCTCCAGATCAAATTTACCAGCCCTCTCACTCATAACGTCTCAGGAACAGCAAAGGCTTGTGCTCAGACTGTTATAGCAGTGGTGTATAACTCATCCAGTAAGAGCCTGCTTTGGTGGACCAGTAACATGATGGTTCTGGGCGGCTCTTCAGCTTACACGTGGGTCAAAAGTAGAGAAATGCAGAAATCTACACACAGAGGGCCTCAGGACTCTGCTAaggaaaaactgctttttgcGGAGAAAGAGAACTCTGGGGTGTAA
- the slc35c1 gene encoding GDP-fucose transporter 1 isoform X2 — translation MALSGSETMNQDEHEESFILRAFKIAAVVALYWFVSITMVFLNNYLLDNRELDAPLFVTFYQCVVTVGLCWIMQLFAKLCPGVIDFPSVRFDLKTSREVLPLSIVFIGMITFNNLCLKYVGVAFYTIGRSLSTVFNVLLSFVILKQTTSYQALICCGTILGGFWLGVDQEGLAGSLSWSGVFFGVLASAFVSLNAIYTKKVMPAVDGSIWKLSFYNNINACVLFLPLIFVFGEVGKVGSFSGLTNLHFWGMMTLGGVFGFAIGYVTGLQIKFTSPLTHNVSGTAKACAQTVIAVVYNSSSKSLLWWTSNMMVLGGSSAYTWVKSREMQKSTHRGPQDSAKEKLLFAEKENSGV, via the exons ATGGCTCTGTCCGGCTCGGAAACGATGAACCAAGATGAACACGAAGAGTCGTTCATTCTTCGAGCTTTCAAGATAGCCGCTGTGGTCGCACTTTACTGGTTCGTTTCAATAACAATGGTTTTCCTCAATAACTACCTGCTGGACAACCGAGAGCTGGATGCGCCACTGTTTGTCACTTTCTACCAGTGTGTGGTGACCGTGGGTCTGTGCTGGATCATGCAGCTTTTCGCCAAGCTGTGTCCCGGAGTCATCGACTTCCCGTCGGTCAGATTCGACTTGAAAACGTCGCGTGAAGTCCTGCCGCTGTCCATTGTCTTCATCGGAATGATCACCTTCAACAACTTGTGCTTAAAATACGTCGGAGTGGCTTTTTACACAATCGGACGATCCCTCAGCACTGTTTTTAACGTGCTGTTATCATTTGTTATCCTGAAGCAAACCACATCTTACCAAGCTCTAATCTGCTGTGGGACCATTCTTG GTGGATTCTGGCTGGGTGTGGACCAGGAAGGCCTGGCTGGGTCCCTGTCTTGGTCCGGTGTGTTTTTTGGGGTGCTGGCAAGCGCCTTTGTGTCTCTCAATGCCATTTACACCAAGAAGGTGATGCCTGCTGTGGATGGAAGCATCTGGAAACTGTCCTTTTACAACAACATCAATGCGTGTGtcctcttccttcctctcaTCTTTGTGTTTGGGGAAGTGGGAAAAGTGGGCAGCTTTAGTGGACTGACCAATCTCCACTTTTGGGGGATGATGACGCTAGGAGGGGTGTTTGGTTTTGCCATCGGCTACGTCACAGGCCTCCAGATCAAATTTACCAGCCCTCTCACTCATAACGTCTCAGGAACAGCAAAGGCTTGTGCTCAGACTGTTATAGCAGTGGTGTATAACTCATCCAGTAAGAGCCTGCTTTGGTGGACCAGTAACATGATGGTTCTGGGCGGCTCTTCAGCTTACACGTGGGTCAAAAGTAGAGAAATGCAGAAATCTACACACAGAGGGCCTCAGGACTCTGCTAaggaaaaactgctttttgcGGAGAAAGAGAACTCTGGGGTGTAA